Proteins from a genomic interval of Paenibacillus sp. RC334:
- the motB gene encoding flagellar motor protein MotB produces MSKKRHEPHEEHADESWLLPYSDLMTLLLALFIVLFGMSALDAKKFETMAQSMSAAFSGGTGILDHSAANPSSQSADMGKNKEQVTQPIKSKATSTAELQKQLAQREEEDLKKLKKQMDQYIENNGLTPLLNTKLNQSQLMITISDNALFSSGQAEVKPEARKLAKSISSMLQQFPGYDVIVSGHTDNVPISNSQFPSNFDLSAKRSLNFLRILLLNPQLDPTKFVSIGYGEYRPLASNQDGQGRSKNRRVEISVLRKYQNGTQVISPTSSSNEG; encoded by the coding sequence GTGAGTAAAAAAAGACATGAACCGCACGAGGAGCATGCCGACGAAAGCTGGCTGTTGCCCTATTCCGACTTGATGACCCTTCTGCTAGCTCTTTTCATCGTCTTATTCGGGATGAGTGCACTCGACGCCAAAAAATTTGAAACTATGGCTCAATCCATGAGTGCGGCTTTTAGTGGCGGCACTGGCATACTGGATCACTCTGCCGCCAATCCATCGTCACAATCCGCAGATATGGGCAAAAATAAAGAACAGGTAACACAACCTATAAAGTCTAAAGCAACTTCTACGGCTGAACTGCAAAAGCAACTCGCCCAGCGGGAAGAAGAGGATTTGAAAAAGCTCAAAAAGCAAATGGATCAGTATATTGAAAATAATGGCCTGACTCCACTGCTCAATACAAAACTGAACCAATCCCAGCTCATGATAACTATTAGTGATAACGCCTTGTTTTCATCGGGTCAGGCTGAGGTAAAGCCGGAAGCGAGAAAGCTGGCCAAGTCCATCTCCAGCATGCTCCAGCAGTTTCCTGGCTATGATGTTATCGTATCAGGTCATACAGATAATGTGCCGATTTCCAATAGTCAGTTTCCGTCCAACTTTGATTTGAGTGCCAAACGATCTCTGAATTTCTTGCGCATTTTGCTACTCAATCCGCAGCTTGATCCAACCAAATTTGTATCCATCGGTTATGGTGAGTATCGTCCACTAGCAAGTAATCAGGATGGTCAAGGACGCTCCAAAAACCGCCGTGTCGAAATTTCCGTACTACGTAAATATCAGAACGGCACACAAGTTATCAGTCCTACCTCAAGCTCGAATGAAGGTTGA
- the motA gene encoding flagellar motor stator protein MotA: MQISTIIGLVLGIVSLVVGMILKGAPVINLVNNPAAYMIIFVGTAASIFMAFPMEEIKRIPKLFKVIFTEQKLLDRKELIGTFTEWASITRREGLLALESKVEEIDDPFMRGGMRMIIDGNDQEFVRDVLMEDINATEDRHRSGALIFSQAGMYAPTLGVLGAVVGLIAALADLSDMAKLSHAIAAAFIATLLGIFTGYVLWHPMSNKLKRLSKKEVELKLMMVEGLLSIQSGISTIAISQKLTIFLTPTERATLTKKDGDSGE, from the coding sequence ATGCAAATTTCAACCATTATCGGACTTGTACTCGGGATTGTGTCATTGGTCGTCGGGATGATTCTCAAAGGCGCGCCAGTGATCAACTTGGTCAACAACCCCGCTGCTTACATGATTATTTTTGTCGGAACGGCAGCAAGTATTTTTATGGCCTTCCCGATGGAAGAAATCAAACGCATTCCGAAGCTGTTCAAGGTTATTTTCACGGAACAAAAGCTTTTGGACCGTAAAGAGCTCATCGGCACGTTTACCGAATGGGCATCCATTACCCGTCGCGAAGGTCTGCTTGCGCTGGAATCCAAGGTAGAGGAGATCGACGATCCCTTTATGCGTGGTGGTATGCGTATGATTATTGATGGTAATGATCAGGAATTCGTGCGAGATGTTCTAATGGAGGACATTAACGCTACCGAGGATCGACACCGCTCCGGCGCGCTGATTTTCTCTCAGGCTGGTATGTACGCTCCAACGCTCGGGGTACTCGGTGCCGTCGTAGGTCTGATTGCCGCTCTGGCCGATCTTAGTGACATGGCCAAGCTGTCTCATGCCATCGCGGCAGCCTTTATTGCGACGTTGCTTGGTATTTTTACAGGTTATGTCCTGTGGCATCCAATGTCCAATAAGCTGAAACGGTTATCCAAAAAAGAAGTGGAGCTTAAATTGATGATGGTCGAAGGCCTGCTCTCAATTCAATCAGGTATATCCACCATTGCGATCAGCCAGAAGCTGACGATATTCCTGACTCCAACCGAACGGGCTACCCTGACCAAGAAGGATGGGGATTCCGGTGAGTAA
- a CDS encoding 4a-hydroxytetrahydrobiopterin dehydratase has translation MPFTQEEIEAHLEKLEGWELEEGRWIVRKYNFSSFMKGIAFVDEVAAISEAFNHHPFITIDYKTVTLRLTSWDDGGIMAVDIKEAQQYNEAFEKMRSSH, from the coding sequence ATGCCTTTTACACAAGAAGAGATTGAAGCACATCTGGAGAAGCTGGAGGGCTGGGAACTGGAGGAAGGACGATGGATTGTCCGGAAATATAATTTTTCCAGTTTTATGAAAGGGATTGCATTCGTGGATGAAGTTGCTGCTATATCGGAAGCATTTAATCATCATCCATTTATTACGATTGATTATAAGACCGTGACCCTGCGTTTAACCTCCTGGGATGACGGTGGCATTATGGCCGTGGATATTAAGGAAGCCCAACAATATAATGAAGCTTTTGAGAAAATGCGTAGCAGTCATTGA
- a CDS encoding GNAT family N-acetyltransferase, with product MPASISNYRIVPMDEQQAAAICEWRYDSPYNIYGWLPWEQMKALEVEFGNPSLRQEQYVAVLDDENILTGFAQYFPMIGVTRLGLGMHPGLCGHGRGAEFVRAIAEEARRRNPENEIDLEVLTWNGRAIRAYKAAGFELTDTYERQTPDGKKPFHCMVYHPDHQPHVL from the coding sequence ATGCCGGCCTCAATATCTAACTACCGAATCGTGCCGATGGACGAGCAGCAGGCGGCTGCGATATGTGAGTGGCGCTATGATTCACCCTACAATATATACGGCTGGTTACCTTGGGAACAAATGAAGGCGCTTGAGGTCGAATTTGGAAACCCCTCGCTTCGCCAGGAGCAATATGTAGCCGTACTGGATGACGAGAACATACTAACCGGATTTGCTCAATATTTCCCGATGATTGGCGTGACCCGGCTAGGTCTGGGAATGCATCCCGGATTGTGTGGACATGGCAGAGGCGCCGAATTTGTCCGTGCAATTGCCGAGGAAGCCAGACGACGCAACCCTGAGAATGAAATTGATCTGGAGGTCCTGACTTGGAATGGGCGCGCCATCCGGGCTTACAAGGCAGCCGGATTTGAGCTTACGGATACCTATGAACGTCAGACTCCCGATGGCAAGAAGCCATTTCATTGTATGGTATATCATCCCGACCACCAGCCTCATGTTCTATGA
- a CDS encoding C40 family peptidase, which produces MKKKLTIAAMGLAIAFTSFTFGGGSAFADSKMDQVIQDTKGTSYRSGGTTLDGFDCSGFTMYVYQKLGIKLPHQSGSQFKMGSSVSRDEMRPGDLVFFNTTGRGISHVGIFMGEGKFAHSSSSRGVVVSSLNENYYANRYVGAKRIMSTDAYHAVASETPDDDNVE; this is translated from the coding sequence TTGAAGAAGAAACTAACAATCGCAGCCATGGGTCTTGCCATTGCCTTTACATCTTTTACATTCGGTGGCGGCAGTGCATTTGCAGACTCCAAGATGGACCAGGTCATCCAAGATACCAAAGGAACGAGCTACAGAAGCGGAGGCACTACACTCGACGGATTCGATTGCTCCGGCTTCACAATGTATGTATATCAAAAACTGGGAATTAAACTGCCGCATCAATCCGGATCACAATTCAAAATGGGATCTTCCGTATCCCGCGATGAAATGAGACCTGGAGACCTGGTGTTCTTCAACACCACAGGTAGAGGCATTTCCCATGTAGGTATCTTCATGGGTGAAGGGAAATTTGCTCACTCCTCATCTTCACGTGGTGTAGTTGTTAGCTCACTGAACGAAAATTATTACGCTAACCGATATGTCGGTGCCAAAAGAATTATGAGCACAGATGCTTACCACGCTGTAGCTTCTGAAACTCCTGATGACGACAACGTAGAATAA
- a CDS encoding M1 family metallopeptidase, which translates to MTPARTKIVLLSTLALGLLVGTLWFAWQPESKSDPQSLGKPPYDSQSESALAPNMGKPLGANILPDVPQSPPQPASEILSKRVVEYHIDVSLEEGQVLRGTETLTWKHPGTKTVNDLYLHLYPNAFSSMETTFMKESGGKLRGDTMPKNGFGSMTLTELKTEDGLSLLHRTQYVQPDDGNVNDRSLMKVRLPKPVRGGESITLYMKFEVKLPAIFARMGATDDFVMAGQWFPKLSVYETAGQRGRAEEGWNLHQYHGNSEFYADFGIYSVRIRVPETYIVAATGFPTRGAVRQNGQKIYQFYADDVHDFAWAASPNFVAAEEPFSSAEVPGVKIKLYLDPSHKELKGRYMSAAKAALSYYSKWYGPYPYSTLSIVVPPKAGSGAGGMEYPTLITAAAADNLNPGYSLERTVIHEIGHQYFYGMVANNEFEEPWLDEGFTSYAEERLMEQEYGLIPNLPLQSGQVSSPQPLNRESWKYGSAIKYAQNAYSRGKLVLRGIERQVGVKKMDRIMRTYVQTYRFKHPSSQDFQRIVERVTGRSWSHYFEQYVYDGQMADFSVDRITNRKLANGYEATITLSKKGADYPKVPVQVTFKDGTTIFKAWDGMGKSTTYRLKSASPVSHVIVDPLYTIALENKHINNSLKDELNEKTQTRWSISVTKLLETLLGSLSW; encoded by the coding sequence ATGACCCCAGCACGCACCAAAATCGTTTTATTGTCTACACTAGCCCTCGGTCTCCTCGTAGGGACGTTATGGTTTGCCTGGCAGCCTGAATCTAAGTCCGATCCGCAATCCTTGGGCAAACCGCCGTACGATTCCCAGTCGGAGTCTGCGCTTGCGCCAAACATGGGCAAGCCTCTGGGGGCAAACATCCTGCCTGACGTACCCCAAAGTCCTCCACAGCCTGCTTCGGAGATTCTTAGCAAGCGTGTGGTGGAATACCACATTGACGTGTCTCTGGAAGAAGGACAGGTTTTGCGGGGCACCGAGACGCTTACATGGAAGCATCCGGGCACCAAAACCGTGAACGATCTGTACCTGCATCTGTACCCCAATGCCTTCTCTTCCATGGAAACCACCTTCATGAAGGAATCCGGGGGCAAGCTGCGCGGCGACACCATGCCCAAGAACGGCTTTGGCTCCATGACACTAACTGAACTTAAAACGGAAGACGGTTTATCCCTCCTGCACCGGACTCAATACGTGCAGCCGGATGACGGTAACGTGAACGACCGCTCGCTCATGAAGGTACGTCTCCCCAAGCCAGTCCGAGGTGGTGAAAGCATTACATTATATATGAAGTTTGAGGTAAAGCTACCCGCCATCTTCGCACGTATGGGCGCAACAGATGATTTTGTCATGGCGGGTCAATGGTTTCCCAAACTTAGCGTCTACGAAACCGCAGGACAGCGTGGACGCGCCGAGGAAGGCTGGAATCTGCATCAGTATCATGGAAACTCCGAATTTTACGCCGATTTCGGAATTTACAGTGTGCGGATTCGAGTGCCTGAAACATACATCGTGGCTGCAACTGGATTCCCCACCCGTGGAGCAGTCCGGCAAAATGGGCAAAAAATATATCAATTCTATGCCGATGACGTGCACGACTTTGCATGGGCCGCTTCACCGAATTTTGTAGCCGCAGAAGAGCCATTTTCCTCTGCCGAGGTGCCGGGTGTCAAAATCAAACTGTATCTCGACCCATCGCACAAGGAGCTCAAGGGACGCTATATGAGCGCAGCCAAGGCCGCTCTTTCCTATTACAGCAAGTGGTACGGGCCTTATCCATATTCGACCCTGTCCATCGTTGTACCACCCAAAGCAGGCAGCGGCGCGGGCGGCATGGAATATCCCACACTCATTACGGCTGCAGCGGCTGATAACCTGAATCCAGGCTATAGTCTGGAGCGGACAGTCATTCATGAGATTGGGCATCAATATTTCTATGGAATGGTGGCAAACAACGAATTCGAGGAACCATGGCTGGATGAAGGCTTTACCTCTTATGCAGAGGAACGGCTCATGGAGCAAGAGTACGGACTTATCCCCAACTTGCCGTTACAGTCTGGACAGGTATCTTCCCCGCAGCCGTTAAACCGTGAGTCCTGGAAGTACGGCTCAGCTATTAAATATGCACAAAATGCCTATTCTCGGGGTAAGCTGGTGCTGCGTGGCATTGAACGCCAGGTCGGCGTAAAAAAAATGGACCGAATTATGCGTACCTACGTCCAGACCTACCGATTCAAGCATCCATCCTCACAGGATTTTCAGCGTATCGTCGAAAGAGTCACCGGACGTTCGTGGAGCCACTATTTTGAACAATATGTATACGACGGCCAGATGGCGGATTTTTCAGTGGATCGCATTACGAACCGCAAGCTGGCCAACGGATACGAAGCAACCATCACACTCAGCAAAAAAGGGGCAGATTATCCCAAGGTCCCTGTTCAAGTTACCTTCAAGGACGGTACAACGATATTCAAGGCTTGGGACGGCATGGGCAAAAGCACCACCTATCGACTCAAAAGTGCATCTCCGGTCTCCCATGTGATTGTTGATCCACTGTACACGATTGCGCTGGAGAACAAGCATATCAATAACAGTCTGAAGGACGAACTGAACGAAAAAACCCAGACCCGTTGGAGCATAAGTGTAACCAAGCTGCTGGAGACACTGCTTGGAAGTCTGTCATGGTGA
- a CDS encoding YwhD family protein, whose translation MSENQPDGKKQIALNIVSGKSKHKGFGAGSIDLNSMSPVIIDRGEAKIDVGAMHAKSKVERGIKFSTNKEDVPNGRQVWLVWVAVDRTPEGRVYGGATACEMLIDDEAKRGWKILADHVNRMDYALKRRFMLEDLGSQDKAALKSLLISHNEEWWDASPEELKQALEG comes from the coding sequence ATGAGTGAAAATCAGCCGGACGGCAAAAAACAGATTGCACTGAACATTGTCAGTGGCAAGAGTAAACATAAGGGCTTCGGCGCAGGTTCAATCGACCTGAACAGCATGTCCCCGGTCATTATTGACCGCGGCGAGGCCAAAATTGATGTCGGTGCTATGCATGCCAAAAGTAAAGTAGAACGCGGGATTAAGTTTTCTACCAATAAAGAGGATGTACCAAACGGACGCCAGGTTTGGCTGGTATGGGTAGCCGTGGACCGCACACCCGAAGGACGTGTGTACGGCGGCGCGACTGCCTGTGAGATGCTGATTGACGACGAAGCCAAACGCGGCTGGAAAATCCTCGCCGATCACGTCAACCGTATGGATTACGCGCTCAAGCGTCGTTTCATGCTGGAGGATCTCGGCAGTCAGGATAAAGCAGCACTCAAAAGCCTGCTGATTTCTCATAATGAGGAATGGTGGGACGCTTCGCCTGAGGAATTGAAGCAGGCGCTGGAAGGGTAA
- a CDS encoding PTS glucose transporter subunit IIA has protein sequence MFKWLKKKAAPRIEEFDMIAPIKGQVVSLEEVPDPAFSTKAMGEGVAIHPSEGRVTAPFTGKVAHVMEKSKHALVIEHECGVQVLIHVGINTVSLKGQGFNPHVQTGDNVKAGQLLMEFDLDAIQQDGLPVITPVIVPDGQEMISHVEILEGSSASPDAPVLRVYLKA, from the coding sequence ATGTTTAAATGGTTGAAAAAGAAGGCGGCTCCTCGTATTGAAGAATTCGACATGATAGCACCAATTAAAGGACAAGTGGTTTCCCTTGAAGAGGTTCCAGATCCTGCGTTCTCTACAAAGGCTATGGGGGAAGGCGTCGCTATTCATCCGTCTGAAGGCAGAGTCACGGCTCCTTTTACGGGGAAAGTCGCTCATGTGATGGAGAAAAGCAAGCACGCCCTGGTAATTGAGCATGAATGTGGTGTACAAGTTTTGATACATGTCGGGATTAATACCGTCTCACTCAAAGGGCAGGGCTTTAACCCTCATGTCCAAACAGGAGATAACGTTAAAGCGGGGCAATTATTGATGGAGTTTGATCTGGACGCTATTCAACAGGATGGCTTGCCGGTAATTACTCCGGTAATTGTTCCAGACGGGCAAGAAATGATCAGTCATGTGGAAATATTGGAAGGCTCGTCTGCTTCTCCTGATGCACCTGTATTGAGAGTCTATTTGAAAGCCTAG
- a CDS encoding MBL fold metallo-hydrolase translates to MQLDKGIQILQVSSTIMGRTESIHPTLMWDEDNMILVDTTYPGQIPLLQEAILSTGFTIHKLTSIFITHQDLDHIGSLADVIRTCSSPVQVFSSSIEKPYIQGEKQLIKLTPEAITQAVNSMPESVPVEWRHAFRRTLENPPKAAVNSTIVAGEELPFCGGIVVIDTAGHTPGHLSFYHKTSQTLIAGDALNVVSGELQGPDPQYCHDFNMAKDSLKNLLPYDIKKVICFHGGLYGGNCNRRISEICGL, encoded by the coding sequence ATGCAATTGGACAAGGGAATACAGATACTTCAGGTTTCTTCTACCATCATGGGACGAACAGAGAGCATTCACCCCACCTTAATGTGGGACGAAGATAATATGATTTTAGTGGACACGACTTACCCCGGGCAAATACCGCTTTTACAAGAGGCTATTCTAAGTACCGGATTCACCATACATAAACTTACCTCCATATTCATTACACACCAGGACCTTGATCATATCGGCAGTTTGGCAGATGTAATTCGGACTTGTTCATCCCCAGTTCAGGTGTTTTCCAGTTCTATCGAAAAGCCCTATATACAGGGAGAAAAGCAGCTTATAAAGCTGACACCAGAAGCGATAACTCAAGCTGTAAACTCCATGCCCGAATCTGTCCCGGTAGAGTGGAGACATGCATTCCGGCGCACACTTGAAAATCCCCCGAAGGCTGCCGTAAACTCCACGATCGTTGCTGGGGAGGAATTGCCCTTTTGTGGAGGGATCGTAGTTATAGATACTGCTGGTCATACACCGGGACACCTAAGCTTCTATCATAAGACCAGTCAAACTTTGATTGCAGGAGATGCTCTGAACGTAGTGAGTGGCGAGCTACAGGGGCCAGATCCACAATACTGTCATGATTTTAACATGGCGAAAGATTCTCTTAAAAATCTGCTCCCCTATGATATTAAAAAAGTGATTTGCTTTCATGGAGGGCTTTACGGAGGCAATTGTAATCGGCGGATATCTGAAATATGCGGTTTGTGA
- a CDS encoding histidine phosphatase family protein, which translates to MKKIYFARHAKATGQEPDARLTDEGIQQAEQLADFMENVGVEYIVSSPWERAVQTIQPLAERKQLQVYTDLRLQERVLSRVHLDHWMDVLKQTYLDEDLKLEGGESSREAADRGIQLVQELIERTEKTIIIVTHGALLSLLIRHYDSQFGFEEWKTLSNPDVYLLEIKEAEAQIRRVWTTE; encoded by the coding sequence GTGAAGAAGATTTACTTTGCGAGACATGCCAAAGCAACAGGACAGGAGCCAGATGCCCGACTCACCGATGAAGGTATCCAACAAGCTGAGCAATTGGCTGATTTTATGGAGAATGTAGGTGTGGAATATATCGTATCCAGCCCGTGGGAACGGGCCGTGCAAACCATTCAGCCTTTGGCTGAACGGAAACAGTTGCAGGTGTATACTGATCTACGTCTTCAGGAACGGGTGCTTAGCCGTGTGCATTTAGATCATTGGATGGACGTGCTGAAACAGACCTATCTGGACGAGGATTTGAAGCTGGAGGGAGGGGAATCATCCCGTGAAGCGGCAGATCGAGGAATACAGCTTGTTCAGGAGCTTATAGAACGGACAGAAAAAACGATCATCATTGTAACTCATGGGGCTCTGTTGTCACTTCTCATTCGACATTACGATTCGCAGTTTGGGTTTGAGGAGTGGAAAACACTTTCGAATCCGGACGTATATTTGCTTGAAATCAAAGAAGCAGAAGCCCAGATTCGCAGAGTGTGGACTACGGAGTGA
- a CDS encoding VOC family protein, translated as MQNYNPKITTFFMFSGQAEEAIQFYTSVFKPSDIISVLHQENGAVLHAVFTLKGQTFMAIDQNHQDKHPFTPALSLFVTCDSEEEIHQVFDQLSQEGQVLMPLEASPVSQLFGWVEDRYGVSWQLNLAKG; from the coding sequence ATGCAAAATTACAACCCAAAAATTACAACATTTTTTATGTTCTCCGGTCAAGCAGAAGAAGCCATACAATTTTATACCTCTGTGTTTAAGCCGTCGGACATCATCAGCGTACTTCATCAGGAGAACGGAGCCGTGTTACATGCTGTATTCACCCTCAAAGGACAAACCTTCATGGCTATTGACCAAAATCATCAGGACAAGCACCCTTTTACCCCGGCCCTATCGCTATTCGTCACCTGTGATTCGGAAGAAGAAATTCACCAAGTGTTTGATCAGCTATCGCAGGAAGGTCAAGTTCTAATGCCCCTTGAGGCCTCGCCCGTAAGCCAACTATTTGGGTGGGTTGAAGACAGATACGGAGTTTCATGGCAATTGAATCTGGCAAAAGGGTAA
- a CDS encoding transporter, with amino-acid sequence MSLMPQVPFGTQPGTPGPFTPSGPSLPQFPGTQGSFPSPMGPPPGGGSFSPPPQGLFGPPSGPGPLGPIGPGSQGPLGPQAQAPTAPPPQFTPPKPLVTAYAIDPLAISGCLFRNTFVWLTNGERFWLYPIFVGRTSVAGFRWNGRFWTYYGVDTNRIESFSCFW; translated from the coding sequence ATGTCTTTAATGCCACAGGTCCCTTTCGGAACGCAACCGGGAACTCCGGGCCCATTCACACCGTCAGGTCCCTCGCTTCCACAATTTCCTGGCACACAGGGTTCGTTCCCGTCACCGATGGGACCACCACCCGGGGGAGGGTCTTTTTCGCCACCGCCGCAGGGGCTTTTTGGCCCACCATCAGGGCCAGGGCCGCTTGGCCCTATAGGACCGGGATCCCAAGGTCCACTCGGACCCCAAGCTCAAGCGCCAACAGCCCCACCACCGCAATTTACGCCACCAAAGCCACTGGTCACGGCCTATGCTATTGACCCTTTAGCCATCTCCGGGTGTTTGTTCCGCAACACGTTTGTATGGCTGACGAATGGGGAGCGCTTCTGGCTGTATCCCATCTTTGTAGGCAGAACATCCGTAGCGGGATTTCGGTGGAATGGTCGTTTCTGGACTTATTATGGTGTAGACACCAACCGTATCGAGTCGTTTAGCTGCTTTTGGTAA
- a CDS encoding PBP1A family penicillin-binding protein — MAATTGQFPKRKPLWLRWFQGLLSLTILTVIAACILLAYLYTTSLPLADTDRNSRLLDSQGQVIATFSAGGKESIPVQLDQISPDLIAATLAVEDRKFYDHFGFDFKGLGRAVLVNLTHWDMSQGASTLTQQLARNLYLSHEKTWTRKAKEAIYTAQLEMKYTKKELLQMYLNEIYYGHGAYGIEAASQMYFGKSAKDLDLAESALLAGIPKGPTYYSPYNHMKNAKDRQKIVLDSLALTGKITPAQATKAYEEMLALRPESQRRTVETAPWFRDYIRQLATNQLGISESVLEHGGLSIYTTLDMHMQQAAEAAVDEGMKNSNGLETALISIDPRSGHVKAMVGGTNYVGNQYNHALATTRQPGSSFKPIMYLSALDSGELTSTSKFESRPTLFHYDNNRKTYKPKNFGDKYLGEIDLRRAIAASDNIYAVSTILKVGTDKVMDLARKMGITSELKPVPSLALGVSPVSPFEMASAFSVIGSGGQKVAPVAVLRITDAAGRSLYEAPQTAPVQVVKPASAYVLTRLMEGVFEEGGTGNRVAKLIKRPVAGKSGTTNTDAWMVGFTPELSTAVWVGYDKGKAISTQDARRAAPIFAQYTEKALENVPPKIFPIPDGVVSAYIDPASGKLAAPDSPDKRLEVFVSGTEPKETLSGQNNPPTAAQTDQTERQAEKKSWWSNFKRWWMD, encoded by the coding sequence ATGGCCGCTACAACCGGGCAATTCCCCAAACGCAAGCCGCTCTGGCTTCGATGGTTTCAGGGACTGCTGTCACTCACCATTCTGACGGTCATCGCTGCCTGCATTCTGCTCGCCTATTTATATACCACCAGTCTCCCGCTCGCGGATACGGACCGGAATTCGCGTCTGCTCGATAGCCAGGGCCAAGTCATTGCCACCTTCTCTGCCGGAGGCAAGGAATCCATTCCTGTCCAGCTGGATCAAATTTCACCCGATCTGATTGCAGCTACGCTGGCTGTGGAAGACCGGAAGTTTTACGATCATTTTGGCTTTGATTTCAAAGGCCTGGGCAGGGCCGTGCTTGTCAATCTGACCCATTGGGATATGTCGCAAGGAGCCAGCACGCTGACTCAGCAGCTTGCACGCAATTTGTATCTATCTCATGAGAAAACATGGACACGTAAGGCCAAGGAAGCCATCTATACCGCGCAGCTTGAAATGAAGTACACCAAGAAAGAGCTGCTGCAAATGTATTTGAATGAAATCTATTATGGTCACGGTGCCTACGGCATTGAAGCGGCTTCGCAGATGTATTTCGGTAAGTCCGCAAAAGATCTGGATTTGGCTGAAAGCGCCCTGCTGGCAGGTATTCCGAAGGGACCGACCTATTATTCGCCGTATAATCATATGAAAAACGCCAAGGATCGGCAAAAAATTGTGTTGGATTCCTTGGCGCTCACCGGCAAAATTACTCCAGCCCAAGCTACCAAGGCCTATGAGGAAATGCTTGCCCTGCGGCCCGAGAGCCAGCGCCGGACGGTAGAAACAGCCCCCTGGTTCCGCGACTACATCCGCCAGCTTGCAACGAACCAGCTGGGAATTAGTGAAAGTGTGCTGGAGCATGGCGGCCTAAGCATTTATACCACGCTGGACATGCACATGCAGCAAGCAGCCGAGGCGGCTGTAGACGAGGGCATGAAGAACAGCAACGGACTGGAAACGGCGTTGATCTCCATTGACCCGCGCAGCGGGCATGTGAAGGCCATGGTTGGAGGGACCAACTATGTCGGCAATCAGTATAATCATGCGCTTGCCACAACCCGGCAGCCTGGCTCGTCCTTTAAGCCGATTATGTATCTGAGCGCACTGGATTCTGGCGAATTGACAAGTACGTCCAAGTTCGAAAGCCGACCGACGTTGTTCCACTACGACAACAACCGTAAAACCTACAAGCCCAAAAATTTTGGAGACAAATATTTGGGCGAAATCGATCTGCGGCGTGCGATTGCGGCGTCCGATAATATTTATGCTGTAAGCACCATTTTGAAGGTGGGGACAGACAAGGTCATGGACCTCGCCCGCAAAATGGGCATTACGAGCGAGCTGAAGCCCGTGCCTTCCCTCGCGCTGGGCGTATCGCCTGTCAGCCCGTTCGAGATGGCCTCGGCCTTCTCGGTCATCGGCAGCGGCGGGCAAAAGGTCGCACCGGTTGCGGTGCTGCGCATCACCGATGCGGCCGGGCGGTCGCTCTATGAAGCACCGCAGACCGCTCCGGTGCAGGTAGTGAAGCCCGCCTCTGCCTACGTCCTCACACGCCTTATGGAAGGCGTGTTCGAGGAAGGCGGCACCGGCAACCGGGTCGCGAAGCTGATCAAGCGCCCGGTTGCCGGGAAGAGCGGCACGACCAACACCGATGCGTGGATGGTTGGCTTCACACCCGAGCTGTCCACCGCCGTCTGGGTCGGCTATGACAAGGGCAAGGCCATCAGCACGCAGGATGCCCGGCGGGCGGCACCGATTTTCGCGCAGTATACGGAGAAAGCACTGGAGAATGTGCCGCCCAAAATCTTTCCCATTCCTGACGGCGTCGTCAGCGCCTACATTGATCCGGCCAGCGGCAAGCTGGCTGCGCCGGACAGTCCGGATAAGCGGCTGGAGGTATTCGTCAGCGGCACGGAGCCGAAGGAAACGCTGTCAGGACAGAATAACCCACCGACAGCGGCACAGACTGACCAAACGGAGCGGCAGGCAGAAAAGAAATCATGGTGGAGCAATTTCAAGCGATGGTGGATGGATTAA